The genomic stretch TCGTCACGTACGGCGCTCTGCTCCACGGGTATGCGTCTGAAGGATGCTTTGCTGATATGATTAATCTCTTTGATTCAATGTCAAGCAATGGTATTGTAGCCAACTCTCATGTTTTCAACATCTTAATTGATGCATATGCTAAACATGGAATGATGGATGAAGCTATGCTCATACTTACGCAAATGGGGGAACAAGGAGTGAGTCCAGATGTAATCACCTATTCGACTCTAATAGCTGCACTTTGTAGAATGGGCAGGCTGGCTGATGCTATGGACAAATTCAGTCAGATGATTTACATCGGGGTAGAACCAAACGCAGTTGTTTATCACTCCCTAATTCAGGGTTGTTGTACACATGGTAATTTAGGGAAAGCTAAGGAGTTGGTTTATGAAATGATGGACAGAGGTATTCCTCGACCCAACATTGTGTTCTTCAATTCAATAATTAACAGCCTATGCAAAGAAGGAAGGGTTTTGGATGCACACGATATCTTCAACTTGGTTGTGGAGATAGGTGAGACACCTAATGTCATTACATTTACTTCACTGATTGACGGATATTGCTTAGTCGGCAAGATGGAGAAAGCATCTCGAGTGCTTGATTCCATGGTATCAGTTGGCATTGAGCCTAATGTTGTTACATATAATACACTTGTTAATGGCTATCTTAAAAGAGGAAGGATTGTTGATGGGTTGAGTCTGTTTAGAGAAATGCCGCATAAGAAAGTTAAACCTACAACCGTTACATATAACATCATACTGGATGGGTTATTTCGTTCCGGGGAaactgttgctgcaaagaaaaagTTCAATGAGATGATCGAAAGTGGAACAACAGTGAGCATTTGCACATACAGTATAGTTCTTGGGGGACTTTGTAGAAATAATTGCACCGATGAGGCAATCGTCATGTTCCAGAAATTAGGTTCAATGAATGTGAAGTTTGATATTGCAATACTCAATACCATGATTAATGCAATGTACAAGGTTCGGAAAATAGAAGAAGCTAAAGATTTGTTTGCTGGGATATCAGCCAGTGGGCTGGTACCTAATGTGTCTACTTATGGAGTTATGATAAATAATCTTCTAAAAGAAGGATCACTGGAAGAAGCTGACAATATGTTCTCATCAATGGAGAAGAGTGGCTGTGCTCCCAGCTCTCGTCTTGTAAATGATATCATCAGAACATTATTGGAAAAGGGGGAAATAGTCAAGGCTGGAAATTATATGTCTAAAGTTGATGGGAAGAGCATCTCACTTGAAGCTTCAACTACTTCATTGCTATTGTCTCTCTTTTCGGGAAAGGGAAATATCGGGAACAAATAAATTTGCTCCCAGCCAAGTACCAATTTTTTGATGGAGTCATTTGATGGACTTGACTCAGGTGATAAGGCTTGGCATGGTTCAGAGCTCTCTTTCAACTATTTGGTCATGTATGTTTTCCATGCATCCACTAGGATGGAGCTGAGTGATGGTGCCCACCGCAGAGTTCTGGTCCGGTGCGTGCCTGCTGGGCATGCATCCTATGTACATTGATCCATGTGCCCTCTATTTGCACGTGTCCAGATCACATGGTGCATTCTATTATAGGTTTGGTAATGGTAAAAAGATTGCAGATGTCAGTCAACATTTGATGGTGGATCTCATCCATGAGTTTATCGAGCTCTTCCAAGAAGCTCTTGTATTGGAAAGCGCAGACATATAAGTAAGATATACTTAGGTGTAGAGTAGAGGGTTGTGGAAGGTATGGTCTATCTTCAACCAGATAAATTTCTTTCATGTCACAAATACCCTTTTTAAAATATGGACACAAGTCTTTGTTGTAGAGTGATCTTTGGGGGTTGGTACATTAGCAGTTTAGTGATAGTTAATTCAAAACTTCAAACAAGGATGACCGATGAAATCTATATAATGCAGCTAGTTCTTGTGTAGTTATTTATCATACACAGCTGCTACTGAAAAACATGTCATGATGCCCTAGTATTACTCTCATTTTACTTATATATGTTAGTTGCCCTTGTAGTGAAATCACTTGTCATACTTCAAGCTATACTTGTGtggctgattttgttgtgtttctCTTTTATTGGCTGCTATATTACTTATCACTTCTTTTGTATGGCCTCCATATTAAGCAGGCTGATTTTCATCACCATTGACACTGATTGGTATGTTCATCCACCAAACTTGTCGTATCCCGTGGTTATTGTTGATTCTGTATGCAAGTACTGATGGAAAGGAGGCTATGGGAGCACTATTGTACAATCTACAACTTCTGACTGGCTCTTTCTTCTCATGAGGGTCAGTGTTGCTGCAGTATCCTGCAGTGATCATTAGCACTACTGTATGCATATCATCTTCAAGTTTTTGTTCCGCACGATCTTCCCTTGCAACTTTATATATGGATCTATTAACTCCCTCTTGATGAGATAGTAACATATGTTACTAAAATAAATCTCTCCTGTATTAATTTATTCCTATCCGCCACTAACAGTTTGATTATCAGGTTCGTGTCAACGCAAATGTTTTGTTTTCAAATCTTCTTTGTATAACTACAGCTTGACACAAATAGATAGATCTaacttcttccttggttttggttCTGTTTAATGCAATAATGATAATGTCCGAGTTGCAATTCTGCTTCGTCCGTGCATAtttctctttattttttattCGTTTTGTAGCCACAAATCCCACTGTGTTCATACTGTAGATATTGTATATCCTCTTCTGTTTTACATTACATATTCTCGTGTGCAATGAGTTACCTGTTCAGAACCCAAACAACTCTAACCGTGACATAGAACCTTCTCACTAATGCATCAACTACTGAACTTAACTAATCGGTCAACAGGTGAACTAGCGAGAACTTGCCTTTTGCGCTCTAGCGATGCAGTTCGTTTATTCTCCCCGTTGTAAGGCATGGGCATAATTGCAGACCGACCAAATTTCATACGGTGTGTTGTCCATCTAATGTTAGTGTGCCTTTTTAGAGTCGGCTACTGCTAATGTTGATGTACATATGAGCATAACAATCAGTAAATTTGATTTATTACATGATTATTTTTTACGGAAGGCAACATCAGATAGTACTGCCGTTGTGTCACGCAGGACAAATAGTCTGCTAGTGGCAAGAAACATAACAATGCGAACACACATATCAGTCGTGTACATTTTATGGTGCATTGGGTTTGCTAAGGTGAGGGGGCATTCTGACAGTTGGTAGACATTAATGTCAATATTGTTTTCTTGATTAGTATATGGTTAGTATGGAGCGACCTAATCCATAAAAAATTCTCTTTAGGTCCCCAACATAATTTTGTATTCTCAACTATAATCATATACTTATTCTTCTTTGGAAGACAACAATACATAATTACAAGATAAAATATTAAAAACACACTTTGGTTCTGGAGAACATTAACTCAAGATCATTATGCTCATATAAATCTTTTGCAAATGCCAGTTTGCATATATCACGGGTTAAGACATGTTTTTCACTAGGAAGGAGGGAACATTGCGTTTTAAAAGAATAATTCTTTTGCTGCCCTCTCTACCTGCAGAACAACATTTATGTCATGCAAAAATGCATCCAAGTGAAAATGGCAGCTCTATGTACGCACTGGCCGCTCTATGTAGgtactttattttttttattttcttataaAGATTTTGCGATGTGTATTTTAAGTTTTCCTTCTATATACTCTTACGTGTAGCTCGGCATCTGTTTTAAGTTTCCTTCTATATactctttatttgttcttcaactTCTGCATGATGTTAAATCCAGATATATACACTTATCTCCATTGTGATTTGTGTACCTACGGAATTTTGATGGAGGTTAATATTTTTGGTTTGATTATGACTTGCTTTGCACGTGCTCGGTTACTAGTACACTAAAAGATCAAAGATAGGTCTTTTAGGCAAGATTTGTTCTACTGCAAATTATGCATCAGCCTTTTAAGTTTTAATCCTTGACTACTGGTTCAGAACTAGAGGAACCCTTAGGCAGTTTGTATTCGATGACCGTTGTAATCTGGTTTCGACAATGGTGAACTTTTGACATATATGTCCAAATACTCTCCTTTTGTTGTCTCCTCACACTTAATTTTTAGCAGAGGAATGAAAGAGGGCTCGTAAGGGTATGGAAAAACTGCATATGCTGAAAATGAAAGAGAAAATCTCAACAATTAAACCTGAAAAAATTGGTCTGAACTTGTACAGATTTCAGAAACGAGAACTAAACAGTGAAGTGATGCATGACTGGAAATGAGGTGATTATTTTTCCCTGGTGATATTTCATGCAACCAGCAGCCTGGTGTTTTCTGTGCATCTGTACATTATCATCTGTGGTTTATTCTGTCAAGATTTGAACATATGTACCTTCAATCTGGGTCCTTGTGTGATTGCTGTTTGTGTAAAATTTGCCTCTCTGTTTGAAACTAAAGGGTTGTCCTTATTACAGCCTTTGTGCTCGAACTGATGTGCTGCCTGGAGAAGCTCAGTTGAGCCACCGGCATATATGGCTAGTACACCTTTCGCCGAATCTCTTGTCTCAGCAAAATCATAGTACTACTAGCTAGCGACAAGTAGATTCACATTACTCTGTTTGTACACATTTACGGCTATTCTGAAGGGAGAAGTAGATTCGCAGTACCAGCTACCTGTTTGTAGTTCTTTGTGTATAGTGCTTGAAACCTGAGGAGAAACAGGTTCCTGATTTTTTGACTTGTTGCGGAAAATctactttggctcataggtgtagatgcactcactatttaaaatcatatttcaaaatgtctaaaaattctgaaaaaaatatcaGGGTGTACATTCAGACATTCTATATTCGCGCATGAAGTTTCAcagaaaaaatattattttttgtggcTAGTGTTAAATTTTTTTTTCCAACGCTCTAAAATAGCTTTTAATGagacatttttttttgtcttttttacatagtgCACACAAAATGTTTTTTCATGCCAAACTTTTGTGAGCTAACATATAATGTGAGGATGCGCACTCAGAATTTTATTTCGAAATttgttaacattttaaaataaatttaattttttttataataggtgacatatgagccaaaacaccatgtccaCTTGTTGCTCTCTTTGATCTACTCAAACTTCCTTTTGTTATTTGGAGTTGGAGTTGGAGTTGGAGATGCGTGTGAGTTTTTCTAGAATGGTtagtgatattttggagttttcaccaTCATGCTTGCAAACTGAAGTAGGTTCTATTTTTGGGTCCCTCTATTTTTTGATCTTGTATTGTAGAACAAACCATCTCACTgaaaaagaaaatccaagaatTAAAGCATGTATGTATAATAACACTGAAAGAAAATAGACACTGAAGTACTGAACCACATAACAGTTCAAACTGAACCTCCTCCAACTCCAATCGAGTTCTCCCTCAAACTGAAGCGGAGGCGAGGAGCTCCGTCTCGTCGGCAAGAAGCTCGCCGTCGGGGGTGGTTAGCTCGCGGCGGGGCTGCCTCCTCAGAGCTGGACGCCTCGGGAGATATCTTGCCGCGCTGCTTCCCCGCCACGGGAGATCCTGATGCCTCCCCgctactccaccaccacgcccgtgtcccgcatccgccgccgcctttcctccaccaccaccaccaccacctcccccgCGCGGCCCTCACGCTCCTGGTCTCCCCACGCCGCCTTTGCCGCGGCCACGGAGCGCGCCCGCGCCGGCACGCTCAGCCCGGAGGACGCGCACCACCTGTTCGACGATTTGCTACGGCAGGCCGCCCCGGTCTCTGAGCGCTCACTGAAcggcttcctcgccgccctcgcccgtgCGCTGGACTCCGCAGCCTGTAGAGATGGGCCTGCCCTTGCCATCGCCCTCTTCAACCGTGTGCGCCGAGAAGAAGCCGGCTtgcaggtggcgcggcccacaaTCTTCACGTATGGCGTCCTCATGAACTGCTGCTGCCGCGCGCTTCGCCCGGACCTAGGGCTTGCCTTCTTCGGCCTCCTCCTCAGGACGGGCCTCAAGAAAAATGTGATCATCGGCAGCACCCTCCTCAAGTGCCTCTGCTATGCAAAACGGACCGATGAGGCTCTGAACCTGCTGCTTCATAGGATGTCCGAGATCGGCTGTGTGCCTGATGccttctcatactccattgtcctGAAGAGCCTATGTGATGACAGGAGGAGTCAACAAGCGCTGGACCTGCTTCAGAAAGTGAGGAAAGAAGGAGGTGCCTGCTCCCTCAATGTGGTGGCATATACCACCGTCATACACGGCTTCTTTAAGGAAGGCGAAATTGGCAAGGCATGCGATCTATTCCATGAAATGGCGCAGCAAGGGGTTGTGCCTAATGTGTTCACATATAACTCGATTATTGATGCGTTGTGCAAGGCCAGAGCAATGGACAAGGCAGAGTTGTTCCTCCGGCAAATGGTTGACGACGGTGTTCAGCCGAATGAAGTGACATATAATAGCATCATACATGGATATTCCAGTTTGGGCAAGTGGGAAGAGGCAAGTAGACTGTTCAGAAAAATGACAAGCCAGGGTCTCATCCCAAATTTTGTTACTTGGAACTCGTTCATGGCCTCCCTTTGCAAGCATGGAAGAACCAAAGAAGCTGCAGGCGTTTTTGATTCCATGACCGCCAAGGGCCACAAACCTGATATCGTCACGTATGGCGCTCTGCTCCACGGGTATGCGTCTGAAGGATGCTTTGCTGATATGATTAATCTCTTTAATTCAATGGCAGACAAAGGAATTGTAGCGAACTGCCATGTTTTTAACATTTTAATTGATGCATACGCTAAACATGGAATGATGGATGAAGCTATGCTTATACTTACGCAAATGTGGGAACAAGGAGTGCGTCCAGATGTAATCACCTATTCAACTCTAATAGCTGCACTTTGTAGGATGGGCAGGCTGGCTGATGCTATGGACAAATTCAGTCAGATGATTTCCATCGGGGTAGAACCAAACGCAGTTGTTTATCGCTCCCTAATTAAGGGTTGTTGTACACATGGTAATTTAGGGAAAGCTAAGGAGTTGGTTTATGAAATGATGAACAAAGGTATTCCTCGTCCTAACATCGTGTTCTTCAGTTCAATAATAGACAGTCTATGCAAAGAAGGAAGGGTGTTGGATTCACACGATATCTTCAACTTGGTTATAGAGATAGGTGAGACGCCTGATATCATTACATTTACTTCACTGATTGACGGATATTGCTTAGTCGGCAAGATGGAGAAAGCATCTCGAGTGCTTGATTCCATGGTATCAGTTGGCATTCAGCCTGATGTTATTACGTATACTACACTTATTGATGGCTATCTTAAAAGAGGAAGGATTGTTGATGGGTTGAGTCTGTTTAGAGAAATGTCGCATAAGAAAGTTAAACCGACAACCATTACATATAACATCATACTGGATGGGTTATTTCGTTCCAGGGAaactgttgctgcaaagaaaaagTTCAAGGAGATGATCGAAAGTGGAACAACAGTGAACATTTGCACATACAGTACAGTTCTTAGGGGACTTTGTAGAAATAATTGCACCGATGAGGCAATCGTCATGTTCCAGAAATTAGGTTCAATGAATGTGAAGTTTGATATTGCAATACTCAATACCATGATTAATGCAATGTACAAGGTTCGGAAAATAGAAGAAGCTAAAGATTTGTTTGCTGGGATATCAGCCAGTGGGCTGGTACCTAATGCGTCTACTTACGGCACAATGATACAGAATCTTCTAAAAGAAGGATCAATGGAAGAAGCTGACAGTATGTTCTCATCAATGGAGAAGAGTGGTTGTGCTCCCAGCTCTCGTCTTGTAAATGATATCATCAGAACATTACTGGAAAAGGGGGAAATAGTCAAGGCTGGAAATTATATGTCTAAACTTGATGGGAAGAGCATCTCACTTGAAGCTGCAACTACTTCATTGCTATTGTCTCTCTTTTCGGGGAAAGGGAAATATCGGGAACAAATAAATTTGCTCCCAGCCAAGTACCAATTTTTTGATGGAGTCAGTTTTGTTGCATAGGACTCGGCTGATAAGCCTTGGTGTGGTTCAGAGCTCCCTCTCAATGTGTGAACATGTATTCTCTTCTGTGGGCACACCAGGATCGAACTGGTTGATGGTGCCACCATGGTGTTTTGATCCCAAAAGTATTGTCTATCTTAGGTGTAGAGTGGAGGGTTGTGGCAGGTATTTTCTATCTTCAACCAGATAAATTTCTTTCATGAGGGTCAGTGTTGCTGCAGTATCTTGCGGTGATCATTAACACTACTGTATGCATATCATGTTCAAGTTTTTGTTGCGCACGTCTTCCCTTGCAACTTTATATATGGATCTACTAACTCCCTCTTGATGAGATAGTAAGATGTTTTACTAAAATAAATCCCTCTTCTATTGACTTATTCTTATCCGGCACTAAGCCTCTGATTTGACATGTGCGACATGCTTCCTGGCTGGGCCTGGTGGCTGTGGTTAGTATCGAGGTAGATTATGATAATCATGTTTGGCCAGGGTATTTTTAGATGATGTCTGCTTGGTTAACTTCTACTAAATCAAGTTATAAATGCAATTGTCTCTGTTATATAATAGGATAACATGAAAGGTGCAAGGTTACAATGGTGCAACTGCAGGTTGAAACTGCAATGACATTTGGAAATCTATGTGAAAATCTTGGTCGGCCGGTCAAATATATGTACCTTTCCGTGTATACAGGTCTAAAGTTTCTCCATTTGCTCCTCTGTTTAGTGGCTATAACAGCTTGACTATCAGGTTCGTGTCAACACAAAAGTTTTGTTCAAATCTTCTTTGTATAACTACAGCTTGAAAGAAACAGATATCACTTCTGTCTTGGTTTTGGTTCTGTTTAATGCAGTTATGATAATGTCCGAGTTGCAATTCTGCTTCTTCTGTGCATATTTCtctttattttttgataaatCCAGTGCATATTCTCTTCTATTTTACCTTACATATTCTAGTTAATGATGTTCAATCTTCTTTTCTGAGATATCATGTCCTATCTCTTGTACAAAGAATATATGTTTTTTTTCCATCTTGTTCTTTGTACTTCAATCGTTCATGCATCCTTATAGCATGAATACCAGACTCCCCTTCTGGTTTTCATTTGCTATGCTCAGTCCGTGAAGCATTGGCCATTTCTACAGCTGTTTTCTTTGTACCTCCCTATACTAAACTTACCAAAAAAAATTTGTAATGGTCGCTTCCTCTGTTTGAAAATACAAAATATTAGGGCGTGTCATAAATATATGGCGTATTTAACATCTTTATATACCTGTAGTAGATGCACAATTGATTTCAcggattttgttgttgttaagACTAGCAAGTAATCAGTTGTATGGAAAAGATATGACAAATAGGACTAATATTTAATTTTCTCGAATTTGAGGCATGGCTTTGATAATCAAATTATTGCTACTCATGGATGTGCATCGATGTGACCTGTATAGGTCAATCTTCAGAATAAACTCGATTTATGCTCGTCAAAATGGCAGTTGTTTCTCAGTTTGAATTTTCAAGTGGATCTATCTCTGTATCTGTGCATATTCTGAATTAATTACAGTAATACATTTATAAGATGAAACATGGCTCCACAAGAATCACAGGATGTTAGGCACGATGTTGTGCTATTGCAAACTATATATCAGTCTTTTCATGCTTTGACTATCGGTTCAGACCTAGAGGAACCCTCAGGCAGTTGCTCATTGGATTACATTTGTAATTTGGTTTCCACAATGCTGAATTGCTGACATCGTTATGTTGCCACCTGACACTTATTTTTTAGCATTATGTCAAAAGACTCTCCTTATGTTGCCACCTAACACTTAATTTTTAGCAGAAGAATGAAAGGGAGCTTGTAAGGTTATGGGAAAAAAAGGAATGCACTGAAAAATGGAACAACACTTGACTATGTGTCTCTCTGGTTACTACAATGCAAGAGAAAATATCAGCAATTAAACCCAAGAAAATTGGTGTGAGCTTGTACAGATTTCCGAAATGGGAAGTCAACAGTGAGGTGAATCATGACTAGAAATGAGGAGAATTTTATAGGGTGATACCTCTCGACCTACAGCCTGGTGTCTCGTGTGCAGATTTACATCGTCGACGTCGTGTGTGGTTTTCTCCGTTAAGAAATGGAACGGTTTACTTATGTGACTTCTGTTTGGGTAATATTGTGTGCAGATTTACATCGTCGACGTCGTGTTTGGTTTTCTCCGTTAAGAAATGGAACGGTTTACTTATGTGACTTGTGTTTGGGTAATATGTTTTTTGTGTGTCTGAAACTACAGGGTTGTCTGTAGAACAAAACTAATATACACTACTAGTACtagctaagagcatccccactcgtctccccgacttgGCCCCGAGCGCCGTTTTTCTCATCCGGACTGCGAatttcggtccagtcgcgcccccgattCCTCGTTTTCCTCCGGATTTGGGCAAAAatacatccggcgagcccacgccatccccggtcccccgaggcgcgcccggggactccggacgaagggaaagcgcgcgaaacgccgagattTCTCTCCCGCGCTTCTGCTTCGGCTTCCGCGCGAGAGATGGACCCGGTCGGTCAGCGACAAACGCATCGTCTTCTGCGCGGAGTAAAGGCTGCCgctggtcagctcgccgcggacacgTAGCATCCACGCGGCAATAAATCGCCGGCTCCTGGCTCGCCTAAATaccccgctcgccgcgacgcatCGCAccagtcttcctcttcctcttccttaccTCGACGAGATCCATGGCCTACAACGATGAAGACGGCACGGCCAACAACAGCTTCCCTCGTCGgttgctccacgcgtgggaggggcacctcctccaccaggcggggtacccctgcccgccggacacgaggcctcccggcggcgggtggcggcttagTGCGGGCGGCGtgtcaatcccgccgccgccgcagggacGCTACCTCGAAGCTGCCATCGAGGAGGTCCGACTAACATTGTCGGACCAGGACCGGGCCAAGCCGCGCTACCACCCCGACAACCTGACGGCGTGGAACTCCTTCTTCCTTCGCCGGTGGGAGCAGGAGCTCGCTgcgtacgacggcccgccgcctccgcctccgcgcaacaacgccgccggACGCAAGCGGTGGTGGAGCGTGCCGGGCCGGAcgctcgaggccgtcctcgagcacatcgagggcggcaacttccccattctgacgatgcccccgctgtcgagggcatcggccagctGCCGCAGGGgaagctggcagccacggcgcatggctgccagttcctcgtcgtccggttcggcggcgaggtcgatctccaggtcggcgccatccttggcgccggtgaaaaaggaggCATCTTCTCCGCTGAGCAACCGCGCGCGcgggatcgtcatccgcgagccatCGACGACACAAGGACGGCGCCGCCCCAAGCGCGAACCaaacacctccggcgagcggaagcgcaagccagcgaaggtgaaggtggaggaggccgaaagcgccgaggacgccgccatcctcgaggccgtcatcgcgaggtccctccaggacctcgtccccgccgagaacTCCATGCCACTCGACCAGGCCTACGCCTGGTcaagggagcagtgggagaaggaggaggcggagcggcaggcgaggctcctcgaggacgtcgctcgctaccgccggcctgcgactcctccatccgacGTCGCCatccccgtcatcgacctcgaagcctccgacgacgactggtacaagccatcgccgtccccgcctcgcaccagtggccggtggggagacgccggtcagggcagcagccaggccgcACCGCCGCAGTTTGACGACGATGGCTCCGAtgatgatggcggcgacggcggcgactacacgatgttctaccgccatttgggcatgtagagcgccgtgttttaagatttagagttgtattcccctagccgaattcgaaatatagtcaaattcggcctctatgtatgaacttcgccctctatatagtaaatatcattaaagttaGTCTAAATTCAGTCGTTTTTGCAGTATTTCGTCAAGTTTacgtttttcaaaattaaatcaaTGGCTACGCCTgggatcgcggctgggaaactggcCCTCCCCACGCCATTTTTTCGTCCAATCCGAACGAAATTAACCCCAGATTTCGGCGTGGGGtggccaaacgagtggagatgctctaaggagtaGCTTTCTGAACCGGCAACCACAGTGCCTGGCGGTGTCTCGACATGTCGACCAAGCTGGTCGTCAGACTGTTTCTGTTTGAGATGGT from Lolium rigidum isolate FL_2022 chromosome 4, APGP_CSIRO_Lrig_0.1, whole genome shotgun sequence encodes the following:
- the LOC124647113 gene encoding protein Rf1, mitochondrial-like, translated to MPPRYSTTTPVSRIRRRLSSTTTTTTSPARPSRSWSPHAAFAAATERARAGTLSPEDAHHLFDDLLRQAAPVSERSLNGFLAALARALDSAACRDGPALAIALFNRVRREEAGLQVARPTIFTYGVLMNCCCRALRPDLGLAFFGLLLRTGLKKNVIIGSTLLKCLCYAKRTDEALNLLLHRMSEIGCVPDAFSYSIVLKSLCDDRRSQQALDLLQKVRKEGGACSLNVVAYTTVIHGFFKEGEIGKACDLFHEMAQQGVVPNVFTYNSIIDALCKARAMDKAELFLRQMVDDGVQPNEVTYNSIIHGYSSLGKWEEASRLFRKMTSQGLIPNFVTWNSFMASLCKHGRTKEAAGVFDSMTAKGHKPDIVTYGALLHGYASEGCFADMINLFNSMADKGIVANCHVFNILIDAYAKHGMMDEAMLILTQMWEQGVRPDVITYSTLIAALCRMGRLADAMDKFSQMISIGVEPNAVVYRSLIKGCCTHGNLGKAKELVYEMMNKGIPRPNIVFFSSIIDSLCKEGRVLDSHDIFNLVIEIGETPDIITFTSLIDGYCLVGKMEKASRVLDSMVSVGIQPDVITYTTLIDGYLKRGRIVDGLSLFREMSHKKVKPTTITYNIILDGLFRSRETVAAKKKFKEMIESGTTVNICTYSTVLRGLCRNNCTDEAIVMFQKLGSMNVKFDIAILNTMINAMYKVRKIEEAKDLFAGISASGLVPNASTYGTMIQNLLKEGSMEEADSMFSSMEKSGCAPSSRLVNDIIRTLLEKGEIVKAGNYMSKLDGKSISLEAATTSLLLSLFSGKGKYREQINLLPAKYQFFDGVSFVA